One segment of Takifugu rubripes unplaced genomic scaffold, fTakRub1.2, whole genome shotgun sequence DNA contains the following:
- the LOC115248368 gene encoding uncharacterized protein — translation MSVLTAQEGAGLDLMAAGLMKRFQEAGVDPPALLYVDCGCCAELGETKLRARFSGWPDLAIRLDIWHFMRRLAMGCTTNAHQLYPLFMSRLSECIFEWDAADIAWLCEAKEQQFRAQGLSVPTGDIHKHLSREELTLHCRRRTPGEETTVQLVEELLHTLMGSRGNDSLGVPLLDSERMEHIWRVQKKHVKCIQDLPGVALYIKTGELSKGGVILPIYRCARGSTSLESFHLHLNRFIPGSVNFQIYLLEGLHRWN, via the exons ATGAGTGTGCTGACCGCTCAGGAGGGAGCAGGCCTGGACCTGATGGCTGCAGGTCTAATGAAAAGATTCCAGGAGGCTGGTGTGGATCCTCCTGCGCTCCTCTATGTTGATTGTGGATGCTGCGCTGAGTTGGGAGAGACAAAGCTGAGGGCCAGATTCAGTGGATGGCCAGACCTTGCCATCAGGCTGGATATCTGGCACTTTATGCGCCGACTCGCTATGGGCTGCACAACCAATGCTCATCAGCTGTATCCGCTTTTTATGTCACGTCTATCGGAGTGCATATTTGAGTGGGATGCTGCTGATATAGCTTGGTTGTGTGAAGCTAAAGAGCAGCAGTTCAGGGCGCAGGGCTTGTCTGTCCCTACTGGCGACATCCACAAGCATCTGTCGAGGGAGGAGCTGACTCTGCATTGCCGGAGAAGGACACCTGGGGAGGAGACCACCgtccagctggtggaggagctgctgcataCCTTGATGGGAAGCAGAGGCAATGACTCCCTTGGAGTTCCCCTGCTTGACAGCGAGAGGATGGAGCACATCTGGAGGGTCCAGAAGAAGCACGTAAAGTGCATCCAGGATCTGCCAGGTGTTGCTCTGTACATCAAGACAGGGGAGCTGTCAAAGGGAGGAGTGATTCTCCCCATCTATAGATGTGCAAGGGGCTCGACATCTCTGGAGTCTTTTCATCTCCACCTGAACCGGTTCattccag GTAGTGtaaattttcaaatttacctgTTGGAAGGGCTGCACAGGTGGAACTAG